The Argentina anserina chromosome 3, drPotAnse1.1, whole genome shotgun sequence genome includes a region encoding these proteins:
- the LOC126786320 gene encoding sodium/hydrogen exchanger 4 has translation MGEMYDFAKNLAHDHAQVIPISLFVAVLCVCLVVGHLFEENRWVNESITAIFIGFLTGTIILLVSKGESSRILTFSEELFFIYLLPPIIFNAGFQVKKKQFFQNFLTIMLFGVIGVFISTLVITAGAWFLFPKLGFLGLSARDYLVVGTIFSSTDTVCTLQVLHQDETPLLYSLVFGEGVVNDATSVVLFNAVQKINVNKLNSKIGLRVIGDFLYLFSTSTALGVAFGLMTAYSLKTLSFGRHSSIREISLVVLMAYLSYMVAELLDLSGILTVFFCGIVMSHYAWHNITESSRITTRHVFAMMSFIAETFIFLYVGMDALDIEKWRLTKLSFGASMGIYSTTLLLILLGRAAFVFPLAAFSNYMNRRASRRSSLALKHQVIIWWAGLIRGAVSIALAFKQFTRSGVTLDPTNAMMITNTIIVVLFSTVVFGFLTKPLINYLLPHAGAIPISRKESKDVGEDMNLPLLSFDESAATNISRAKDNLSMLMERPVYTIHSYWRRFDDAYMRPLFGGPVSDQSTC, from the exons GGATTTCTAACCGGAACCATAATCTTGCTGGTGAGCAAGGGGGAAAGTTCTCGCATTCTGACATTTAGTGAAGAGTTGTTCTTTATTTATCTCCTGCCGCCTATTATATTTAATGCAGG GTTTCAGGTCAAGAAGAAACAGttctttcaaaatttcttaacCATCATGTTGTTTGGGGTGATTGGCGTTTTCATTTCGACGTTAGTCATAACAGCTG GTGCCTGGTTCCTATTTCCTAAGTTGGGTTTCCTTGGCCTGAGTGCACGAGACTATCTCG TTGTAGGAACAATATTTTCATCAACTGATACAGTCTGTACGCTGCAG GTTCTACATCAAGACGAAACACCTTTACTGTACAGCTTAGTCTTTGGGGAAGGAGTGGTGAATGATGCAACATCAGTTGTTCTATTCAATGCAGTTCAGAAGATTAATGTTAATAAACTCAATAGCAAGATTGGACTGCGTGTCATTGGAGATTTCCTTTACCTGTTCTCAACAAGCACTGCGCTTGGAGTTGCA TTCGGACTTATGACAGCATATTCACTTAAAACCTTAAGCTTTGGAAG GCATTCAAGCATTCGGGAGATTTCTTTAGTGGTTCTGATGGCATATCTGTCTTACATGGTGGCTGAG CTTTTAGACCTGAGTGGAATTCTCACAGTTTTCTTTTGTGGGATTGTCATGTCACACTATGCCTGGCATAATATCACTGAAAGTTCAAGAATCACAACCAG gcATGTGTTCGCGATGATGTCGTTTATTGCAGAAACATTCATATTTCTGTATGTTGGAATGGATGCTCTTGACATTGAGAAGTGGAGGTTAACTAAGTTGAG TTTTGGGGCTTCAATGGGCATCTATAGTACGACACTTTTACTAATATTGCTTGGACGTGCTGCATTTGTATTCCCTCTCGCTGCTTTCTCCAATTACATGAATAGACGAGCCTCAAGAAGAAGTTCACTCGCACTCAAACACCAA GTAATCATATGGTGGGCTGGGCTAATAAGAGGAGCTGTGTCCATTGCTTTGGCTTTCAAACAG TTCACAAGGTCTGGTGTCACATTGGATCCAACGAATGCCATGATGATAACAAATACAATAATAGTCGTCCTCTTCAGTACTGTG GTCTTTGGCTTTCTGACAAAGCCTCTTATAAATTATCTGCTTCCCCATGCTGGAGCAATCCCCATCAGTCGCAAAGAGTCAAAGGACGTCGGGGAGGATATGAATCTGCCCTTGCTCTCATTCGATGAATCAGCTGCTACCAATATAAGTCGCGCAAAGGATAACTTGTCTATGTTGATGGAGAGGCCTGTGTACACAATACATTCCTACTGGAGAAGGTTCGATGACGCCTATATGAGACCTCTATTTGGCGGGCCAGTAAGTGACCAGTCTACATGTTAG
- the LOC126786601 gene encoding putative lipid-transfer protein DIR1 — translation MARSSGALWQWVMVVLLITLLEGTHAVSICKIDSAQLNYCRPAVSGKSPTPPSKKCCGVVRHADLPCLCNFKAVLPSLGIDPARAMALPKKCGMKTPPACVA, via the exons ATGGCAAGGTCTAGTGGAGCTTTGTGGCAATGGGTGATGGTAGTTCTGTTGATTACACTGCTGGAGGGAACCCATGCTGTTTCGATATGCAAGATTGACTCTGCGCAGCTCAACTATTGCCGTCCGGCAGTGAGCGGCAAGTCACCGACTCCGCCATCTAAGAAGTGTTGTGGTGTTGTGCGCCATGCCGACTTGCCCTGCCTGTGCAACTTCAAGGCTGTGCTACCTTCCCTTGGAATCGACCCTGCACGAGCAATGGCATTGCCTAAGAAATGTGGCATGAAAACACCACCAGCATGCG TGGCTTGA
- the LOC126786600 gene encoding uncharacterized protein LOC126786600, whose amino-acid sequence MATEQEISEALEALIHASTPNAPTFATLNDVVQQLQSKLGGHDLSHKADFIRSQIHYLLRSQPPPHHSPKDHFSLQQNPNYHPAPSSAFQTFPANSQPQLSSPEPEPEPSSTPVPASDPPKDGPKPKRKGGPGGLNKLCGVSPELQVIVGHPTLPRTEIVKQLWAYIRKHNLQDPGNKRKIICNDELRLVFETDCTDMFKMNKLLAKHIIALEPSKQPVPKKAKVAADSGTKSSLSGPPLIISEALAKFFGVGMREMLQTEVLQRIWEYIKVNRLEDPLNPMAILCDAKLQDLFGCESISALGIPEVLARNHIFRRS is encoded by the exons atgGCGACAGAACAAGAGATATCGGAAGCTTTAGAAGCCCTGATCCACGCCTCAACACCCAACGCGCCGACCTTCGCGACCCTAAACGACGTCGTGCAACAGCTCCAATCCAAGCTCGGCGGCCACGACCTCTCCCACAAGGCCGACTTCATCCGCTCCCAGATCCACTACCTCCTCCGCTCCCAACCGCCGCCTCACCACTCTCCCAAAGACCATTTTTCCCTCCAACAAAACCCCAATTACCACCCGGCTCCCTCCTCCGCCTTCCAGACCTTCCCTGCTAATTCCCAGCCTCAGCTTTCTTCTCCCGAGCCCGAGCCCGAGCCCAGCTCCACTCCTGTACCCGCATCCGACCCCCCTAAAGATGG ACCTAAACCTAAGAGAAAAGGAGGTCCAGGGGGTCTAAACAAACTTTGCGGTGTTTCGCCTGAACTCCAGGTCATTGTTGGCCATCCAACTCTTCCAAGGACTGAG attgtgaagcaactatggGCTTACATAAGAAAACACAATCTCCAAGACCCTGGTAACAAGAGGAAAATTATTTGCAATGATGAGCTGCGGTTGGTTTTCGAGACAGACTGTACTGACATGTTTAAGATGAACAAGTTGCTGGCCAAACATATCATTGCACTCGAACCTTCAA AACAGCCAGTCCCCAAGAAGGCCAAGGTTGCGGCAGACTCCGGAACAAAGAGTTCTCTGTCAGGCCCCCCTTTAATAATATCTGAAGCGCTTGCAAAGTTTTTTGGTGTTGGTATGAGGGAGATGCTCCAAACTGAGGTTTTGCAACGAATATGGGAATATATAAAGGTCAACCGTCTGGAG GATCCTTTAAATCCAATGGCTATTCTATGTGATGCAAAGCTTCAAGATCTCTTCGGTTGTGAAAGCATCTCTGCATTGGGAATACCCGAAGTGTTGGCACGGAATCACATATTCAGGAGATCATGA